Proteins from one Camelina sativa cultivar DH55 chromosome 8, Cs, whole genome shotgun sequence genomic window:
- the LOC104734417 gene encoding signal recognition particle 54 kDa protein, chloroplastic, with the protein MEALQCSSHFTVNRTPCTQSCTGNRRSSRATFSSAFTGTSSNSASLSSRNLSSTREIWSWVNSKTVGYGRYRRSQVRAEMFGQLTGGLEAAWSKLKGEEVLTKDNITEPMRDIRRALLEADVSLPVVRRFVQSVSDQAVGMGVIRGVKPDQQLVKIVHDELVKLMGGEVSELQFAKTGPTVILLAGLQGVGKTTVCAKLACYLKKQGKSCMLIAGDVYRPAAIDQLVILGEQVGVPVYTAGTDVKPADIAKQGLKEAKKNNVDVVIMDTAGRLQIDKGMMDELKDVKKFLNPTEVLLVVDAMTGQEAAALVTTFNVEIGITGAILTKLDGDSRGGAALSVKEVSGKPIKLVGRGERMEDLEPFYPDRMAGRILGMGDVLSFVEKATEVMRQEDAEDLQKKIMSAKFDFNDFLKQTRAVAKMGSMTRVLGMIPGMGKVSPAQIREAEKNLLVMEAMIEVMTPEERERPELLAESPERRKRIAKDSGKTEQQVSALVAQIFQMRVKMKNLMGVMEGGSIPALSGLEDALKAEQQKAPPGTARRKRKADSRKKFVESASSKPGPRGFGSGN; encoded by the exons ATGGAGGCTCTGCAATGTTCCAGCCATTTCACCGTGAATAGAACTCCTTGTACTCAGAGCTGTACCGGAAACAGGAGAAGCAGTAGGGCTACGTTTAGCTCTGCGTTCACCGGTACCAGCAGCAATTCAGCTTCTCTATCCTCTAGGAATCTCTCCTCCACG CGAGAGATATGGAGTTGGGTGAATTCGAAGACTGTTGGCTATGGAAGATACAGAAGGAGCCAAGTGAGAGCTGAGATGTTTGGTCAGTTGACTGGTGGACTCGAAGCTGCTTGGAGCAAACTCAAAGGCGAAG AGGTCTTGACAAAAGATAATATTACTGAACCAATGCGAGATATTAGAAGAGCTCTCCTGGAAGCAGAT GTGAGTCTCCCAGTTGTTAGAAGGTTCGTTCAGTCTGTTAGTGACCAAGCCGTTGGAATGGGTGTCATTCGTGGTGTCAAACCAGATCAGCAATTGGTCAAG ATTGTACATGATGAGCTAGTGAAATTGATGGGTGGAGAAGTATCTGAGCTACAGTTTGCTAAAACAGGTCCTACTGTAATATTATTGGCTGGGCTCCAAGGAGTTGGAAAGACAACGGTTTGCGCTAAACTAGCTTGTTACCTAAAGAAGCAG GGAAAGTCTTGCATGCTAATTGCTGGAGATGTATACCGACCTGCCGCCATCGATCAACTTGTCATTTTAGGTGAACAG GTTGGCGTGCCGGTTTATACAGCAGGGACTGATGTAAAACCTGCAGATATAGCAAAGCAAGGTctaaaagaagctaaaaagaaTAATGTCGATGTAGTCATCATGGATACTGCCGGGAGGCTTCAG ATAGATAAAGGCATGATGGACGAATTAAAAGACGTGAAGAAATTTCTGAATCCCACAGAAGTGTTACTAGTTGTTGATGCCATGACTGGACAAGAAGCTGCAG CTCTGGTGACAACATTCAATGTAGAGATAGGAATCACAGGAGCCATTTTGACGAAGCTAGATGGTGATTCAAGAGGTGGTGCTGCTTTGAGTGTCAAGGAG GTATCTGGAAAACCAATCAAACTGGTAGGACGTGGAGAGCGAATGGAGGATCTTGAACCCTTTTATCCAGATCGGATGGCCGGAAGAATTCTAGGAATGGGAGACGTGCTTTCATTTGTAGAGAAGGCAACAGAAGTT ATGCGTCAAGAAGATGCTGAAGATCTacagaagaagataatgagtgCAAAGTTCGACTTCAACGATTTCCTAAAGCAGACTCGTGCTGTTGCGAAAATGGGTTCGATGACACGAGTTCTTGGAATGATACCTGGAATGGGGAAAGTGAGTCCAGCACAAATCCGAGAAGCGGAAAAAAATCTTTTAGTCATGGAAGCAATGATTGAAGTGATGACACCCg aggaaagagagagaccAGAGTTACTAGCAGAATCaccagagagaagaaaaagaattgcTAAAGATTCAGGAAAGACAGAACAGCAG gtGAGCGCACTCGTAGCACAAATCTTCCAAATGAGAGTGAAAATGAAGAACTTGATGGGAGTAATGGAAGGAGGATCAATTCCTGCATTAAGCGGTCTCGAGGACGCATTGAAAGCAGAACAACaaaag GCTCCACCTGGAACTGcgaggaggaagagaaaggcGGACTCAAGGAAAAAATTTGTAGAGTCAGCATCAAGCAAGCCAGGTCCTCGTGGCTTCGGCTCTGGTAACTAA